The DNA segment TCTTGCCCTCGCACCCTCTTATGGTTTGCATGAGTTATTTATTCTTTCTACCTGCAACCGCACAGAAATTTATGGTTTTGCCGAGCATGCCGGACAACTTATCAGCCTGCTTTGCACCCAGACCGAAGGCGGCCAGGACACTTTTACGCAATTAGCTTATATCAAAAAAGGAACCGAAGCCATTGAACACCTGTTTGCTGTAGGCGCCGGACTTGATTCACAGATATTGGGCGATTATGAGATCGTAGGTCAACTGAAAGCCGCTGTTAAATTTGCCAAAGAACAAGACTTCATCGGCACCTACCTCGATCGTCTCGTAAATGGCGTACTACAGGCCTCTAAAGCGGTAAAAAACCAAACAGCCATCAGTGATGGTACCGTATCTGTTTCCTTTGCCGCTGTACAATACATCAAGCAACAGTTCAATAACCTCACCGGTAAAAAGATCCTGTTGCTGGGTATTGGTAAAATAGGCCGCAGCACCTGCAAAAACCTGGTAGATTACCTCGATACCACCGCTATTACGCTTATTAACCGCACTGCTGATAAAGCGGCAGCGCTGGCCGGTGAACTTGGTTTGCACCATGCCCCTATTGAGCAACTGGCTGGCTACATTGAAAGCTCCGATATTATACTGGTGGCCACCAACGCGGCACACCCTACCATATTAAAATCGCACCTCGAAGGCAAGACAGACAAACTGATCATTGATCTGTCCATTCCCTACAACGTAGAGATGGCCGCTCAGGATTTACCCAATGTACATTTGGTAAATGTAGATGAACTGTCAAAACTGAAAGACGAGACGCTGCAGAAGCGTGAAGCGGAAATTCCCAAAGCCAGGGTCATCATTGATGAACACATGGCAGAATTCATGGACTGGTTCGAAATGCGCAAGCACGTACCGGTATTGAAAGCGGTAAAAACCAAATTACAGGAAATCCAGGCGTTCCCTCCCTACTTACAGGGCCTTTCTCCCGTTTCAGCAACCTGCACTACCGACGCTGATGCTAAAATCCAGCGCGTGATCAATGGCATGGCTTCCAAAATGCGCCGGGTAAACCAACGCGGCTGCTATTACATAGAAGCCATCAATGAGTTTATTGCCACGGGTTCTAACTAATTTTGCTGCATGAAACAAGTGATTCGCATCGGCACCAGGGAAAGTCAACTGGCCGTATGGCAGGCTATGCAGGTAAAGGAGCTGTTAGCCGGTCAAAACGTAGCCGCCGAACTGGTGTACATTAAAAGTGAAGGCGATATTGACCTCAAAACACCCTTATATGAAATGGGGGTGCAGGGGATCTTTACCCGCAGCCTGGATATTGCCTTGCTCAATAACCGGATAGATATTGCCGTGCACTCCATGAAAGATGTGCCCACGCAGTTACCTCCCGGGATTGTACCTGCCGCCGCCCTGAAAAGAGCCTCCTGGAAGGACCTGTTGGTTTACAAAGGTGATTGGCAAGAGTTAAGTAGTCAATTAGGATACGCAGATGGCCAGTGGGCGAACCCACTCACTCCCGATAGCTATCGGGACTACTCACCACTCACTATTGCCACCAGCAGCATCCGCCGCAAAGCGCAATGGTTACACCGCTACCCACATCATAACATAGATAACCTGCGCGGCAACGTCAATACCCGGCTGGCAAAAGTGGCCAGCAGCAACTGGAACGGGGCCATCTTTGCAGCAGCAGGCCTGGAAAGAATTGACCTGCGCCCGGAGCAATCTGTTGAACTGGACTGGATGTTACCGGCGCCGGCACAAGGGGCCATCATGGTGGTATGCCGGGAAGAAGATACAGCCATAGCAGGCATCTGCCAGGCTTTCAATGATGCCGATACTGCCTTATGCACCAAAATAGAACGTGACTTTCTGCGTGCTTTGCTGGGAGGATGTTCCACCCCCATCAGTGCACTGGCGGAAGTAAAAAATGGGCAAGTAGATTTCCAAGGTAATATCCTGTCTATTGATGGGCAGCAAAAAGCATCCATTGAAAAAACAATAGCGCGCGATGCCGCCAGCGGGGCAGGAAACCTTTTTGCCAAGGAATTACTCGCCAATGGCGGACAGGCTATTGCCGACAGTATTCAAAAAACGGGAACTGCTCATTAGTATATGGCTCAATACACCATACTCAGTACCAAAAAAATTGCACCAACTCTTAAAGAAGAAATGGTGCAAAGGGGTATTGATGTATTGGAAGAAGAGTTCATTACCATTAAGCCAATCCTTAACCAAATTAAACAGGTAGAAATAAAGCCCTGGATTGAGCACCCTGTTGAAATAGCTGTTGTATTTACCAGCCAGCATGCAGCAGCTACCGTAAATAAATACCTGCGTCCTTTTGATACGTATATTATTCCCGGCAACTGGCGGGTATTTTGTTTGAGTGGAGCTACCAAAGAATCGGCACAGCAACACATCCTGGCAGAGCAACTCATTGATACGGCTCCTAACGCGACCGAACTGGCAGCAAAGATCATAGCACACGGACAATTTAAGCAGGTGGTTTTTTTCTGTGGCAACCAGCGACGCGAAGAACTACCCCGCCTATTAAAGGAAGCCGGTATTGAAGTAGTAGAAATAGTCGTGTATGAAACCATTGCAACGCCTGTACTGGCTACCAATAACCTCGATGCGGTGTTGTTCTTTAGTCCCAGTGCAGTGAAGAGCTTTTTTTCAGTCAACACACTGAAAAAAGACACTCCCTGCTTCGCCATCGGCGCTACTACAGCCGCTGCCATTGGTGAGTATACAGACAACAAGGTTATTACCAGTGATACTCCCTCACCCGAAACCATGCTGGCCAGTGTATTATTTTACCTGCAAAACATTGATTTATATAAATAGCAAGAATCTATAAAAAATGACATCCTCCATACAGAACATTTCAGCCACCACCAACAACATGAAACTACAAAATGACCTGTTATTACGCACCTTGCGCGGCGAGCAAACAGAACGTACACCTGTGTGGATGATGCGCCAGGCAGGTCGTTACCTGCCGGATTACATCAAGCTCCGGGAGAAATACTCCTTCTTTGAGCGTTGTGAAACGCCTGAGCTGGCTGCAGAAATAACCATCCAGCCGGTAGAACAGGTAGGGGTGGATGCCGCCATTATCTTCTCCGACATATTGGTAGTACCCAAGGCCATGGGCCTGGAAGTACAATTGCTGGAAGGTAAAGGCCCCTTCCTGCCAGATCCTATCAAACAAGCCAGTGACCTCAACAGGATACACATCCCTGATGTACAGGAAAAGCTGGGCTATGTGTTCGACGCCCTGCGCCTCACTAAAAAAGAGCTCAATGGCCGGGTGCCGTTAATTGGCTTTGCCGGCGCTCCGTGGACCCTGCTGTGCTATATGGTACAGGGCAAAGGCTCCAAAACATTTGATGACGCCAAGGCATTCTGCTATACACAGCCCGAAACAGCCCACCGCCTTTTACAGATGATCACCGATACGACCATTGCTTATTTAAAGGAGCAGGTAAAAGCAGGTGCCGACGTTATACAAATATTTGATAGCTGGGGAGGATTGCTGAGCCCTGCTGATTTTGAGAACATCTCCTTGCGGTATATCCGCCAGATCGTAGCAGCGCTTAAAGAAGAAGTACTTACCATCGTCTTTGCCAAAGGCGCCTGGCATTCCCTGGAAGGCATGGCTGCTACCGGCGCCCATGGCCTGGGTATTGACTGGTGTATCACCCCGGCGCTCGCCCGTCAGATGGCAGGGCCTAAAGTAGTACTGCAAGGGAATTTTGATCCTGCCAAATTACTGTCGCCCATACCTGTCATTGAGCAGGAAGTTACACAAATGCTGGAAGCCTTCGGAGGCTATGGCCATATTGCTAACCTGGGGCATGGTATTTTACCCAATGTTCCGGTAGATCACGCCCGCGCCTTTGTGAATACGGTAAAGAACTACCGGCACAAAGCATGATTCAATCCCTTTACAATTTCTTCAATCATGAACGCTGCATCAATATCAACCCCAGGCATAAAAGAAAGCTGGATCAATTATATTCATGACCTGCAAGACCGTATCTGCCAGGCCCTTGAACAAGTAGACGGACAGACTACTTTTAAAGAAGACAAATGGGAACGTACCGAAGGTGGTGGCGGTAAAACAAGGTTGATGACAGGAGGAGCAGTATTTGAAAAGGGCGGCGTTAATACCTCTATCGTATTTGGTCCTGTAACAGAGTTGATGCGCAGCCAGCTAAAGATCGATGGCGATAACTGGTTTGCCTGCGGCCTCTCACTGGTGTTGCATCCCAACAATCCGTTTGTACCTACGGTGCATTGCAACTACCGTATGTTTGAACTGTACAATGCCAACAACGAGGTCATTGACCGGTGGTTTGGTGGTGGCACTGACTTAACGCCTTATTATTTAATAAAAGAAGACGCTGTTCACTTTCATGGCACCTATAAAAATGTCTGTGATCAATTTGACAAATCCTTTTTCCCGAAATTCAAAAAGGAGTGTGATGATTACTTTGTGAACAAGCACCGGAACAATGAGCGCCGGGGCATTGGCGGCATATTCTATGACTATCAACGTCCCACTGACCAGCAGGATGTAAACTTCTGGATGAATTTCGGGAAATCCTGCGGTGATGCTTTTATCCCGGCCTATGTGCCCATTGTAGAAAAAAGGAAGAACACGCCTTATACCAGCAGCCACAAATACTGGCAGGAAATACGGCGTGGCAGGTATACAGAATTTAACCTGGTACATGACAGAGGTACTATCTTTGGTCTCAAAACCAACGGACGTATTGAAAGTATCCTGATGAGCCTGCCTCCCACTGTGCGGTTTGATTACAATTACCAGCCGGCGCCAGGAACGCCGGAAGAAAAGCTGCAACAGGTATGTTTGCAGCCAGTTGATTGGGTTTAATATTACCGGGCACCGGGACAATCTCCCGGAGCATTAAAACATATATGTATGTATTTACAAAGAAGGAACAGGATCTTACGTCAATCGCCGGCTATCCGTTCATTGGTAGCGGAAACCCTACTTACCCCCAATGATTTCATTGTACCCTTATTCATAGTAGAAGGAACTTATATAAAGGAAGAGATTTCCTCCATGCCCGGTTATTACCGGCTTAGCCTGGACAATACCGTCAAAGAAGTAAAGGAATTATGGAACATGGGATTAAAGAGTGTATTGCTTTTTGTGAAATGTAAAGATGAGTTGAAAGACAACAAGGGGACAGAAGCGGTTAACCCGCAGGGGTTAATGCAAAGAAGTATCCGGGCCATCAAAGATGCCTGTCCGGATATGCTGATCATGACCGATGTAGCACTTGATCCTTTTTCTTCTTTTGGGCATGATGGTATTGTGGAAGGACAGGAAATTGTAAATGACGCCACGGTAGAAGTGCTGGCACAAATGAGCGTGAGCCATGCACAGGCAGGAGCAGATTTCGTAGCACCCAGTGACATGATGGATGGGCGCATCGGTGCCATTCGTACTGCCCTGGAACAAAACGGATTTACCAAAACAGGCATCATGAGCTATAGCGCCAAGTACGCCTCCTGTTTTTATGGTCCTTTCCGGGATGCACTGGATTCAGCACCCGGCTTCGGCGATAAAAAGACTTACCAGATGGATTACGCCAACCGTACAGAGGCTGTGAAAGAAACGCTGATGGATATACAGGAAGGGGCAGATATTGTGATGGTAAAACCAGCTCTGGCTTACCTTGACATTATCCGTGATGTAAAAAACAATGTGGACATTCCTGTAAGCGCCTATAATATCAGTGGCGAGTATGCCATGATCAAGGCTGCCGCCAAGATGGGCTGGCTCAATGAAGAAAAAGCCATCCTTGAAACATTAACAGCTATCAAACGCGCCGGCGCCGATCTGATAGCCACCTATTTTGCCAAAGATGCCGTAAAGCTGATTGGCTAAAGAAATACAACTACCCTAACAAATATTACTGAATACTGAGTCTTATACCATGAGCATCAACAAAAGCATCGAACTGTTCCAGCGTGCCCAGCAATCCATACCCGGCGGCGTTAACTCTCCCGTAAGAGCTTTTAAAAGCGTAGGCGGCACTCCTTTATTTATCAAAAAGGCACAAGGTGCTTACCTGTATGATGCAGATGACAACCGGTACATTGATTATATCGCTTCCTGGGGCCCCATGATACTGGGACATGCTTATGAGCCTGTAGTAAATGCCATCCGGGAGCAAGCTGTTTATTCCACTTCCTATGGCGCGCCCACTGAACTGGAGATTAAGATGGCAGAGCTTATCAAAAGCATGGTACCCAATGTAGACCTCATCCGCATGGTGAGCAGCGGAACAGAAGCCTGCATGAGCGCGATCCGGGTAGCCCGTGGTTATACAGGACGTAACAAGATCATCAAATTTGAAGGTTGTTACCACGGCCATGCCGATTCCTTCCTGGTAAAGGCCGGCAGTGGAGTAGCCACCTTCAACATCCAAACAGTTCCAGGCGTAACAGCCGGTGTAGCTACTGATACCCTCACCTGCGCTTATAATGACCTTGCAGCCGTAGAAAAGCTGGTCAATGAAAACAAACAACAGATTGCCGCTATTATCATTGAACCGGTAGCCGGCAATATGGGTTGTATTTTACCGGAACCCGGTTTTTTGGAAGGGCTTAGAAAAATATGCGATGCAGAAGGCATCCTGTTCATATTTGATGAAGTGATGACAGGTTTTCGCCTGGCAAAAGGCGGCGCCCAAGAGCGGTTGGGCATTAATGCAGACCTGGTAACTTATGGTAAGGTAATTGGCGCCGGAATGCCAGTAGGCGCTTTTGGGGGAAAGAAGCATATTATGGAAGTAGTTTCTCCATTAGGAAATGTATACCAGGCAGGGACGCTAAGTGGTAATCCCATTGCCATGATTGCCGGTTATACACTACTTACCGTATTGAATGAACAACCTCAGTTGTTACAGGAAATTGAAGAGAAGACTATTTATCTCAAAGAAGGGCTTCATAAAATATTGGCAGCAACGGGCACACCTTATGTAATCAATCAACTGGGTTCTATGATCAGCGTTCATTTCAGTGATCGCCCGGTAACTGATTTTGCCACTGCTGCCGCTGCCAACAACCAGTTATTCAATAAATTCTTCCATGGCATGCTGAAAAGAGGCGTTTACCTACCGCCTTCCGCATTTGAAAGCTGGTTCTTAAATAATGCACTTACAAGGGAAGATCTTGATGCTACCTTACAGGCAGCTAAAGAGAGTCTGGCTGAAATCTTATAACAGCCGTTTACAGGGAGGAATTTAAAATTCTGCCGGAATCAAGGAGTGATTTAACGCTATCCATCAGGGAAGAAGAGGATCGTAATGCATCCAGGTGACGTTGATGGTGCAGGTCGGTGCCCAGCAGATCGATATACT comes from the Paraflavitalea devenefica genome and includes:
- the hemA gene encoding glutamyl-tRNA reductase, with amino-acid sequence MHGHSSKDISKFFIAGINYKKTDAAIRGQFAISDEQYASLLALAPSYGLHELFILSTCNRTEIYGFAEHAGQLISLLCTQTEGGQDTFTQLAYIKKGTEAIEHLFAVGAGLDSQILGDYEIVGQLKAAVKFAKEQDFIGTYLDRLVNGVLQASKAVKNQTAISDGTVSVSFAAVQYIKQQFNNLTGKKILLLGIGKIGRSTCKNLVDYLDTTAITLINRTADKAAALAGELGLHHAPIEQLAGYIESSDIILVATNAAHPTILKSHLEGKTDKLIIDLSIPYNVEMAAQDLPNVHLVNVDELSKLKDETLQKREAEIPKARVIIDEHMAEFMDWFEMRKHVPVLKAVKTKLQEIQAFPPYLQGLSPVSATCTTDADAKIQRVINGMASKMRRVNQRGCYYIEAINEFIATGSN
- a CDS encoding hydroxymethylbilane synthase, producing the protein MKQVIRIGTRESQLAVWQAMQVKELLAGQNVAAELVYIKSEGDIDLKTPLYEMGVQGIFTRSLDIALLNNRIDIAVHSMKDVPTQLPPGIVPAAALKRASWKDLLVYKGDWQELSSQLGYADGQWANPLTPDSYRDYSPLTIATSSIRRKAQWLHRYPHHNIDNLRGNVNTRLAKVASSNWNGAIFAAAGLERIDLRPEQSVELDWMLPAPAQGAIMVVCREEDTAIAGICQAFNDADTALCTKIERDFLRALLGGCSTPISALAEVKNGQVDFQGNILSIDGQQKASIEKTIARDAASGAGNLFAKELLANGGQAIADSIQKTGTAH
- a CDS encoding uroporphyrinogen-III synthase: MAQYTILSTKKIAPTLKEEMVQRGIDVLEEEFITIKPILNQIKQVEIKPWIEHPVEIAVVFTSQHAAATVNKYLRPFDTYIIPGNWRVFCLSGATKESAQQHILAEQLIDTAPNATELAAKIIAHGQFKQVVFFCGNQRREELPRLLKEAGIEVVEIVVYETIATPVLATNNLDAVLFFSPSAVKSFFSVNTLKKDTPCFAIGATTAAAIGEYTDNKVITSDTPSPETMLASVLFYLQNIDLYK
- the hemE gene encoding uroporphyrinogen decarboxylase, translating into MTSSIQNISATTNNMKLQNDLLLRTLRGEQTERTPVWMMRQAGRYLPDYIKLREKYSFFERCETPELAAEITIQPVEQVGVDAAIIFSDILVVPKAMGLEVQLLEGKGPFLPDPIKQASDLNRIHIPDVQEKLGYVFDALRLTKKELNGRVPLIGFAGAPWTLLCYMVQGKGSKTFDDAKAFCYTQPETAHRLLQMITDTTIAYLKEQVKAGADVIQIFDSWGGLLSPADFENISLRYIRQIVAALKEEVLTIVFAKGAWHSLEGMAATGAHGLGIDWCITPALARQMAGPKVVLQGNFDPAKLLSPIPVIEQEVTQMLEAFGGYGHIANLGHGILPNVPVDHARAFVNTVKNYRHKA
- the hemF gene encoding oxygen-dependent coproporphyrinogen oxidase, which codes for MNAASISTPGIKESWINYIHDLQDRICQALEQVDGQTTFKEDKWERTEGGGGKTRLMTGGAVFEKGGVNTSIVFGPVTELMRSQLKIDGDNWFACGLSLVLHPNNPFVPTVHCNYRMFELYNANNEVIDRWFGGGTDLTPYYLIKEDAVHFHGTYKNVCDQFDKSFFPKFKKECDDYFVNKHRNNERRGIGGIFYDYQRPTDQQDVNFWMNFGKSCGDAFIPAYVPIVEKRKNTPYTSSHKYWQEIRRGRYTEFNLVHDRGTIFGLKTNGRIESILMSLPPTVRFDYNYQPAPGTPEEKLQQVCLQPVDWV
- the hemB gene encoding porphobilinogen synthase translates to MYLQRRNRILRQSPAIRSLVAETLLTPNDFIVPLFIVEGTYIKEEISSMPGYYRLSLDNTVKEVKELWNMGLKSVLLFVKCKDELKDNKGTEAVNPQGLMQRSIRAIKDACPDMLIMTDVALDPFSSFGHDGIVEGQEIVNDATVEVLAQMSVSHAQAGADFVAPSDMMDGRIGAIRTALEQNGFTKTGIMSYSAKYASCFYGPFRDALDSAPGFGDKKTYQMDYANRTEAVKETLMDIQEGADIVMVKPALAYLDIIRDVKNNVDIPVSAYNISGEYAMIKAAAKMGWLNEEKAILETLTAIKRAGADLIATYFAKDAVKLIG
- the hemL gene encoding glutamate-1-semialdehyde 2,1-aminomutase is translated as MSINKSIELFQRAQQSIPGGVNSPVRAFKSVGGTPLFIKKAQGAYLYDADDNRYIDYIASWGPMILGHAYEPVVNAIREQAVYSTSYGAPTELEIKMAELIKSMVPNVDLIRMVSSGTEACMSAIRVARGYTGRNKIIKFEGCYHGHADSFLVKAGSGVATFNIQTVPGVTAGVATDTLTCAYNDLAAVEKLVNENKQQIAAIIIEPVAGNMGCILPEPGFLEGLRKICDAEGILFIFDEVMTGFRLAKGGAQERLGINADLVTYGKVIGAGMPVGAFGGKKHIMEVVSPLGNVYQAGTLSGNPIAMIAGYTLLTVLNEQPQLLQEIEEKTIYLKEGLHKILAATGTPYVINQLGSMISVHFSDRPVTDFATAAAANNQLFNKFFHGMLKRGVYLPPSAFESWFLNNALTREDLDATLQAAKESLAEIL